DNA sequence from the Rubrivirga sp. SAORIC476 genome:
CGGCCGCACGGCTGCCCCGTCGTATGCCGACGCAGGCCACTTCCTCGCCGTCGCCTCGCGGGCCATGCGCGACGTGATCGTGGACTATGCCCGTGCGCAGTGCGCCGACAAGCGCGGCGGGCCGGGCCGCCCCGTGTCGCTGGACGGCCTCGCGACGCAGGCGCTCTCCGCCAGTCTCGACCCTGTGGAAGTCCTGGGCGTCGACCACGCACTCGCCGAGTTGGAGCGGATCGACCCGCTGGCGGCCCGCGTGACCGAGCTCCGTTACTTCGCCGGGCTCACCATCGCCGAGACGGCCGACGCGCTCGGCACCTCGCCGATGACCGTCAAGCGCCGCTGGACGCTGGCTCGCGCCTGGCTCTACGAGCGGCTCGCCGACGCCCCCGTCCTGGCCTGACGCCCCGGCGT
Encoded proteins:
- a CDS encoding ECF-type sigma factor — encoded protein: MTPPDALLLTRTRTGDADALDELVGRMYDEMRRVAQAQRRRLGASDTLNTTAVVHEAYAKLDGRTAAPSYADAGHFLAVASRAMRDVIVDYARAQCADKRGGPGRPVSLDGLATQALSASLDPVEVLGVDHALAELERIDPLAARVTELRYFAGLTIAETADALGTSPMTVKRRWTLARAWLYERLADAPVLA